A window of the Pelagicoccus enzymogenes genome harbors these coding sequences:
- a CDS encoding tetratricopeptide repeat protein: MSFVLSRLRFFASFLIEGRLRAYLKRELLDSFLGRGLGRLRRSRPSLRLGIWLLAAGMGQAAARGDAAEWVAPEMGEAELLEDAAFAKAYRELREAGLDSLEEVFRLGQFYQANAFLEEAATCYRQVAGAAGGQLGARARYLLSVVEEARGNFAEAEDILQRLREEGVETPMGLLRLADLRAANGGDAEALYEACLSREASFAGASIALAKRAMRGGDMEAAKRRLRECLRREPECGDAALLLANIYAADGEQALAERFLEIGQANPRHTADRDPWLEALQEYRFGEYRLACDADELFTALRFEEARAVFERGLKLYPKSGDLWLGLAKLEFASDRRREAFAALQRAVSSPDATGQAYFIFADERYRDGDRQGALEICDAARGAGLLTARTALLEARCWRELGDLEATRDALDRGLADFRYDSDLLEASGDLAREEGRAELALRHYESALQMRPMAAALYAKLLATAIAERAWLAAERSLQLLAARMPQEGSLRRLKSQYWLARALEFEESEEREAWLSALRSAYESDAASEPLFRQVASRLAGNGEWLELSQLASDARAHLSESLHVYKMEGAALLQLGRIEEGIGCLRQARAKASASGDWEEAQRLAAMIAKLAGKAGSV; this comes from the coding sequence ATGAGTTTCGTGTTATCCCGACTGCGTTTTTTCGCTTCCTTCCTTATTGAAGGAAGGCTGAGGGCGTACCTGAAGCGGGAGTTGTTGGATAGCTTCCTCGGAAGGGGACTTGGACGTCTTCGGAGAAGCCGTCCCTCCTTGCGGCTGGGAATTTGGCTGCTAGCGGCGGGCATGGGTCAGGCCGCGGCTCGGGGGGATGCGGCGGAATGGGTGGCTCCCGAAATGGGTGAAGCCGAGCTGCTGGAGGACGCTGCGTTTGCGAAGGCCTACAGGGAGCTGCGGGAGGCGGGGCTCGATTCGCTGGAGGAGGTTTTTCGGCTGGGGCAATTCTATCAGGCCAACGCTTTTCTGGAGGAGGCGGCGACTTGCTATCGGCAGGTCGCAGGCGCGGCAGGCGGCCAGTTGGGGGCACGGGCTCGCTACCTCTTGTCTGTCGTAGAAGAGGCTCGGGGAAATTTCGCGGAAGCGGAGGATATTTTACAGCGGCTGCGGGAGGAGGGAGTAGAGACTCCGATGGGGCTCCTACGTTTGGCGGATCTGCGGGCGGCGAACGGTGGCGATGCGGAAGCGTTGTACGAGGCATGCTTGTCGCGAGAGGCGAGCTTTGCGGGGGCCTCGATTGCCTTGGCCAAAAGGGCGATGCGGGGCGGAGACATGGAGGCTGCGAAGCGGCGCTTGCGGGAGTGCCTGCGCCGAGAGCCGGAGTGCGGGGACGCGGCTTTGCTCTTGGCGAATATTTACGCAGCGGACGGAGAGCAAGCCCTAGCGGAACGTTTTTTAGAGATCGGGCAAGCCAATCCGCGTCATACCGCGGACCGGGATCCATGGTTGGAGGCCTTGCAAGAGTATCGATTTGGCGAATACCGACTGGCTTGCGATGCGGACGAGCTTTTCACGGCTTTGCGGTTCGAGGAGGCGAGGGCTGTTTTTGAGCGGGGATTGAAACTGTATCCGAAAAGCGGTGACCTGTGGCTGGGATTGGCGAAGCTAGAGTTCGCCTCGGATCGCCGAAGGGAGGCTTTCGCGGCTTTGCAGCGGGCCGTTTCCAGTCCGGATGCCACGGGACAGGCGTACTTTATTTTCGCCGACGAACGCTATCGGGACGGTGACAGGCAAGGTGCCTTGGAGATTTGTGACGCGGCGAGAGGGGCGGGATTGCTTACCGCTCGAACGGCGTTGCTCGAAGCGCGGTGCTGGCGGGAGTTGGGAGACTTGGAGGCGACGCGAGACGCCTTGGATCGCGGCTTGGCAGATTTTCGCTACGATTCGGATTTATTGGAAGCGAGCGGGGACTTGGCCCGAGAAGAAGGGCGAGCTGAGCTGGCTTTGCGGCATTACGAGTCGGCCCTGCAAATGCGGCCGATGGCGGCGGCGCTCTATGCGAAGCTGCTGGCGACGGCGATTGCGGAGAGGGCTTGGCTGGCTGCGGAGCGAAGTTTGCAGCTGCTGGCTGCCCGGATGCCGCAGGAGGGGTCGCTGCGGCGCTTGAAATCTCAATACTGGTTGGCCCGGGCCCTCGAGTTCGAGGAATCGGAAGAGCGGGAGGCGTGGCTGTCGGCGTTGCGGTCGGCCTATGAGAGCGATGCCGCGAGCGAGCCATTGTTTCGGCAGGTGGCCTCTCGTTTGGCAGGAAACGGGGAGTGGCTGGAGTTGAGTCAACTGGCCAGCGACGCCAGAGCGCATCTGAGCGAGAGCCTTCACGTGTACAAGATGGAAGGAGCTGCTCTGTTGCAGCTCGGTCGCATCGAAGAGGGAATTGGCTGCTTGCGGCAGGCGCGGGCGAAGGCGAGCGCGAGCGGCGATTGGGAGGAAGCGCAACGCTTGGCGGCCATGATCGCGAAATTGGCAGGGAAGGCCGGTTCTGTTTAG
- a CDS encoding FG-GAP repeat domain-containing protein has product MPRIPSKLRPIPFLAAALASQLTLPAAPSADSPTPTRTYTPQPIGELAQSEAWITDLCIADLDGDGHLDVIFADGRLHRISALFGDGALGFTERSLNEQTAGPAHVEASDFDQDGDLDILVACMGVIFPSNQKIGSIEILEQTDPLVFERRVIGSQLARVTDLQAGDLDGDGDLDLAVGQFGYEQGEVRWLENKGNWQFASHPLLALPGAIHTPIADLDGDGHLDIVALISQQWEEVHFFKGNGKGDFRNQVIFASSNQDFGSSGLSLADIDADGDLDVLYTNGDGFDYARPGPRPHHGLQILFNESGRFRTRRIADFPGAFSPHAADLNDDGRLDILLTSCFNHWENKPTSLAAYFAQPDGSYQLHPLAREPTHLVVVDSADFDHDGTLELVTGAFQAYPPFENLSRITLWTRDDHNKINSNSP; this is encoded by the coding sequence ATGCCCCGAATACCAAGCAAACTTCGACCTATTCCCTTCCTTGCCGCGGCTCTGGCATCCCAGCTGACACTTCCTGCCGCCCCATCCGCCGACAGCCCAACGCCCACCCGCACCTACACCCCACAGCCCATCGGCGAGCTAGCCCAAAGCGAGGCCTGGATCACCGACCTCTGCATTGCCGACCTCGACGGGGACGGCCATCTCGACGTCATTTTCGCCGACGGCCGCCTGCACCGCATCTCCGCCCTCTTTGGCGACGGCGCCCTCGGCTTCACCGAGCGCTCCCTCAACGAGCAAACCGCCGGCCCCGCCCACGTGGAAGCCAGCGACTTCGACCAAGACGGCGACCTCGACATCCTTGTCGCCTGCATGGGCGTCATCTTTCCCAGCAATCAAAAAATCGGCTCCATCGAAATTCTCGAGCAGACCGACCCGCTCGTCTTCGAGCGACGCGTCATCGGCAGCCAGCTCGCCCGCGTCACCGATCTGCAAGCGGGAGACCTCGACGGCGACGGTGACCTCGACCTCGCCGTAGGGCAATTTGGATACGAGCAAGGCGAAGTGCGTTGGTTGGAAAACAAGGGCAACTGGCAATTCGCCAGCCACCCGCTGCTCGCGCTGCCCGGAGCCATCCACACCCCCATCGCCGACCTCGACGGCGACGGCCATCTCGACATCGTCGCCCTTATTTCCCAACAGTGGGAAGAAGTCCACTTCTTCAAGGGCAACGGAAAAGGCGACTTCCGAAACCAAGTCATCTTCGCCTCCAGCAACCAAGACTTCGGCAGCAGTGGACTCTCCCTCGCTGACATCGACGCCGACGGCGATCTCGACGTTCTCTACACCAACGGCGACGGCTTCGACTACGCCCGCCCCGGCCCCCGCCCGCACCACGGCCTGCAAATCCTCTTCAACGAAAGCGGCCGCTTCCGCACCCGACGCATCGCCGACTTCCCCGGCGCTTTCAGCCCGCATGCCGCCGACCTCAACGACGACGGACGCCTCGACATTCTCCTTACCAGTTGCTTCAACCATTGGGAAAACAAGCCCACCTCGCTCGCCGCCTACTTCGCCCAGCCGGACGGCAGCTACCAGCTTCATCCCCTCGCTCGGGAGCCCACCCACCTCGTCGTAGTCGATTCCGCCGACTTTGACCATGACGGCACCCTCGAGCTCGTCACCGGCGCCTTCCAAGCCTACCCACCCTTCGAGAATCTCAGCCGCATCACCCTTTGGACCCGCGATGACCACAACAAGATCAACTCAAATTCCCCCTGA
- a CDS encoding acetylxylan esterase, with amino-acid sequence MKHALNTLLFACLSLAFIAKAQAENPTFLQIPELTVAPDRADWTYAVGDPISFTVSLNAHGNPLNDVELSYRVGPEFYEGNSQTATLSDGRFTFQADPLDQPGFLRCIATVTIDGKSYSAKATAAFSPEKIRPTQTEPADFDSFWNGQLESLKKIDLRPLKTPYSELNTPGANVYKVRYQSWGKLNGEAPFYGVLTEPNKEGKFPAVLQVPGAGVRSYSGNVELAEAGFIAFQIGIHSIPIDLEGDVYPNLRYAGLHNYWAYNLNDREEYYFRRVFLGCVKALDVLTSHPNWDGETLIVYGGSQGGFLSIVTAALDKRVTGLVANYPAYCDVTGTLHDRAGGWPKMFNYERYRHEDMIATTAYYDGVNFAKRLTVPGSFAFGYNDTVCPPTSMYSAYNVITAPKDLTIQVDMGHGPSDAFRDETFQRILRIAGQK; translated from the coding sequence ATGAAACACGCCCTGAACACACTCCTCTTCGCGTGCCTGAGCCTTGCATTCATTGCCAAAGCCCAAGCCGAGAACCCAACCTTCCTGCAAATTCCCGAGCTGACGGTCGCTCCCGACCGAGCCGACTGGACCTACGCCGTAGGCGACCCCATCTCATTCACCGTCTCCCTCAACGCCCACGGCAACCCGCTCAACGACGTCGAGCTCAGCTACCGCGTCGGACCAGAGTTCTACGAGGGCAACAGCCAAACCGCCACCTTGAGCGACGGGCGCTTCACTTTCCAAGCCGATCCCCTCGACCAGCCTGGCTTCCTCCGCTGCATCGCCACCGTGACGATCGACGGAAAAAGCTACTCCGCCAAGGCCACCGCGGCTTTCAGTCCCGAGAAGATCCGTCCCACTCAAACCGAACCCGCCGACTTCGATTCCTTCTGGAACGGTCAACTAGAGTCCCTCAAAAAGATAGACCTGCGCCCCCTCAAAACCCCGTATTCGGAACTCAATACACCGGGAGCAAACGTCTACAAGGTCCGCTACCAATCATGGGGTAAGCTCAACGGTGAAGCTCCTTTCTACGGCGTGCTCACCGAACCGAACAAGGAAGGAAAATTCCCCGCCGTGCTGCAAGTCCCAGGAGCCGGCGTACGCTCCTACTCGGGAAATGTCGAACTCGCCGAAGCCGGCTTCATCGCCTTCCAAATCGGCATCCACAGCATCCCCATCGACCTTGAAGGTGACGTGTATCCCAATCTCAGATACGCTGGTCTGCACAACTACTGGGCCTACAATCTCAACGACCGCGAGGAGTACTACTTCCGCCGCGTTTTCCTCGGCTGCGTCAAGGCCCTCGACGTGCTTACCTCGCATCCGAATTGGGACGGCGAAACCCTCATCGTCTACGGCGGTAGCCAAGGCGGATTCCTCAGTATCGTAACTGCTGCTCTCGACAAGCGGGTCACCGGACTCGTCGCCAACTACCCGGCCTACTGCGACGTCACTGGCACCCTGCACGACCGTGCCGGAGGCTGGCCCAAGATGTTCAACTACGAGCGCTACCGCCACGAGGACATGATCGCCACCACCGCCTACTACGACGGCGTAAATTTCGCCAAACGCCTCACCGTGCCCGGCAGCTTCGCCTTCGGCTACAACGACACCGTCTGCCCACCCACCAGCATGTATTCAGCTTACAACGTCATCACCGCGCCCAAGGACCTCACCATCCAAGTCGACATGGGCCACGGCCCCTCCGACGCATTCCGCGATGAGACATTCCAGCGCATCCTGCGGATCGCCGGACAAAAGTAG
- a CDS encoding Gfo/Idh/MocA family protein, whose protein sequence is MIKAALIGVSSYGRVHLRMIDHMVAKGRLELVAATVINQEEEAELCAKLEAGGCQLFRDYKEMLAAWNGRLDLCMIPTPIFLHEDMTLDALDAGANVLIEKPLAPELSACRRIAERAEKRGRFVAVGFQKMHCPATRRIKRDLLSGVLGELREIRGITLWPRGLDYFSRNAWAGRLRAGDSLVLDSPVSNAAAHFLHLMLYWAGADLNEVASIAETLRAETFRANDIENFDTACLRGTTKEGVPVTFVASHACRQTVNPTIRIVGSKGEIEWIKDEAAYYRVDGEAERTVALSGDEEEVRAMIEAIVCRIEGTAADLCEPEQAIPHTEVVETLYREVETQTVAEEFIEEIETAEGRFRVVKGLEEAAVNAFERGALFSEVGVRWDAGKPLPLRK, encoded by the coding sequence ATGATAAAAGCAGCTTTGATCGGCGTCTCGAGTTACGGTCGCGTGCACTTGAGAATGATCGACCACATGGTGGCGAAGGGAAGGCTCGAGCTGGTAGCGGCTACGGTAATCAACCAAGAGGAGGAGGCTGAACTTTGCGCAAAGCTGGAGGCGGGCGGTTGCCAGCTGTTTCGGGATTACAAGGAGATGCTGGCGGCGTGGAACGGGCGTCTGGACCTGTGCATGATTCCGACTCCGATCTTTTTGCACGAGGATATGACGCTGGACGCTTTGGACGCAGGCGCGAACGTTTTGATCGAGAAGCCGCTTGCTCCGGAGCTAAGCGCTTGCCGAAGGATCGCTGAGCGGGCGGAGAAACGGGGGCGTTTCGTTGCGGTCGGCTTCCAGAAGATGCATTGCCCGGCGACTCGCCGCATCAAGCGAGACCTTCTATCAGGCGTCTTGGGCGAGTTGCGGGAGATTCGCGGTATTACGCTCTGGCCTCGCGGCTTGGACTATTTCTCCCGCAACGCTTGGGCAGGACGCCTTCGGGCGGGCGACTCGCTTGTGCTCGATTCTCCAGTGAGCAATGCGGCCGCCCATTTCTTGCATTTGATGCTCTATTGGGCGGGGGCGGATTTGAATGAAGTCGCCTCCATCGCCGAAACCCTGCGCGCCGAGACCTTCCGGGCCAACGATATTGAAAATTTCGATACAGCCTGTTTGCGCGGAACCACCAAGGAAGGCGTACCGGTGACCTTTGTCGCCTCGCATGCGTGCCGGCAGACGGTAAACCCGACGATCCGCATTGTGGGGAGCAAGGGCGAGATCGAGTGGATCAAGGACGAAGCAGCCTACTACCGCGTCGATGGCGAAGCGGAGCGAACGGTCGCTCTGAGCGGCGACGAGGAAGAGGTTCGCGCTATGATCGAGGCGATCGTTTGTCGGATAGAGGGAACGGCTGCCGACCTCTGCGAGCCCGAGCAAGCCATTCCGCACACGGAAGTGGTGGAAACGCTGTACCGCGAGGTGGAAACGCAAACGGTAGCCGAAGAGTTTATCGAAGAGATTGAGACCGCTGAGGGGCGCTTTCGAGTTGTGAAAGGCTTGGAAGAGGCTGCGGTCAATGCCTTTGAGCGCGGCGCCCTGTTCAGCGAAGTCGGCGTTCGCTGGGATGCAGGCAAGCCACTGCCGCTGCGGAAATAG